GGGGAGCCACCAGTTGCATTCTGAGGCATCAGGTAGTAACTCAAGAAAGGGTGAAAGCAATCATGGGATACATGTGTCAGCAGGGAATGATGATTTGTCAACCACGCAGAAACCAAGGAAAGTgaagctcaaaattggtggaatCAGCCGGACCATACCGGCAAAACCAAACCCTGCCATACCAGATTCCAGGTCTTCAGCTGCAAAGCCTACACGGCCAGGAGATTCATTGCACCGGCAAAAGCATGGTAATCAGGTAAACAACAAGTGATCATATCTTTTGTTTCGTAGTGTACCTGAGACCTGAAAAGAAGGATCATTTTGACTGAACAGAAGAATTTGCTAGCTTGCTAAATTCAAGTTCTGCAAGGAAAACTGTTTGGTGTTATTAGGACATACACATGCAGTTTCTATCGAGATATTTCTTTTATCTCATAGTCTTGGCACTATAACTGTTctgattatactccctccgttttatttactctgcatattagcttTGATCCAAGTCaaattttataaagtttgaccaagtttatagaaaatgatactccctctgtaaagaaatataagagtgtttagatcactatagtATAAACTTTCACaataacaaatactccctccgtcccgagttacttgtcttagatttgtctgtatctagacacgttttagtgttagatacatccgtatctagacaaatctaagacaagtaatttgagACGGAGGTAATATGTAAGATGCGAAAATATATGCAATGATGATTCTAATGGTACTTATTTGGCACTGTGGATGTTAATAATTTTttgtataaacttagtcaaagtttacTAAATTTTACTTGagacaaatctaatatgcagagtagataaaaacgaagggagtattttGCAAGTCATGATGTTGTGTCGGTTCTCCGCACGTGCTGTCCCTTTATTTGCTTCAAATTTCTATCCATAATTGATACCCAATTAAAACGATGAATTGTTTTCAGACTGAAGGTGCCAAAGATTCAAATAGGTTGCCCTCTTCTCAAGACAAGAAAACAAGAAAGCTGAGGAAAATTGAAGATACCTTGACTCCGGAACAACCTGCCAAGGTTCAGAGAGAAGCGTCTTCGGATCCTGTCCGGAAGAGTAGAAGGATTGCTAAGAAATCCAACTTGGACAGTGAATTAGATGAGGAATATGGTTTAAGTACTCCTGAAAATCATGGAGCTTCTAATGATAATGAGGGCCATATTCGTGAACCTAAAAACAAAGGAGGGAGTAACCCTAAGAAGAATGCTTCGAAGAAAGACCGGAGCAGGAGCACAGTTTATGAGGTTGATAATGATTTTGTTACACCCCAATCAAATAGAGATGGCAAGAAAAGGTCAAGAGATTCTACTGATGCTGATGAGGATAATGCAGAAGAGGAGCTGGCCTCTGATAATGAGCTTGAAGCTGAAAACAAGAAGCAGAAAGCAGTCACTCAATTGTCTGCCAGTGTTAAGAGTGAACCTCTCACAACGCGTCGCCGAGCCCTTCAATCATGGATGGATGGGAACAGCAACAGTACCATTGAGTTCCCCGATGGtttaccagcagcttcgtcaagaagTACATACTGCCTTGTTGCCTATTGTAACTTGACTGAAGTCTTGCGCTGATTTAATTTGAAACATTTTTCTGTGGCTCCAggcaagaaggaaaagctctctgaTGCTGAGATGCTCGCGAAGAAGGCTGAGGCTGCACAGCGGCGCAAGATGCAAGTGGAGAAAGCCACTAAAGAAAGCGAGGTTGGAGAAACATTTGCTTTCTCTCTTTTAAACTTCCTGGAGTAGGTTCAGTTCATAGGAGTTGTTAAAAGTGTTAACTGCAGGCTGAAGCTATAAGGAAAATACTGGGCCTGGACaccgagaagaagaaagaagagaggaAGCAGAAGGAGCGAGAGGAGAAGGTCCATTGCATCATTTGATCATGCCCATGACACTCGCGTTTCTACTACCATTATCTTCTGACAGAATCATTCCTTGTTACTCAGGAGAAGGCAGCCAGAGCGCAAGAACTCGCCAGGAGCTCCATCCGGTGGGTCATGGGGCCCACAGGCACGGTGGTCACGTTCCCTGAAGAAGTAGGCCTCCCCAGTATCTTCAACTCCAAACCCTGCAGGTAACCAATCCTTGCATCCCTCCCCACATTTGAGAGATCAGATAACATGGTCTCACTTTGCCTTCATCACCCAGCTACCCTCCGCCGCGTGAGAAGTGTGCCGGACCGTCTTGCACGAACGCGTACCGGTACAGGGACTCGAAGCTGAAGCTCCCCCTGTGCAGCCTGGAGTGCTACAAAGCTGTCCGCGGGAGCGCTTGATTTTGAGGACGCCGGCCGGGGTGGCGTCAGAGCTCCCTATTTTCGCAGCCACATTCATTCATGCACCTTCAGAATAAGAGATTATCGTGGGCCAGTCCTGACGATGCAAATTTGTTCGTTGGTCGAATAAGCCAGTTACAAAATAGTTACACATAGCTCTGTGGGTAAAAGATTATCGTGTACTGCACCAGTTTGTTTTACTACACCATTGAGATGTACTGAACCAGTGATGTTACCGGATGATTTCTAAGTAGATATATTACACATACATATAGAGCAGACAGCAGACAAAGATACTTTTATTTTTCCTGGTGAGTTTTttttatactcccttcgtcccaaaatatggttgaaacacttattttgggacagaaaaAGCATGTAATATAAACCGTGGTGCGTTCGTGTTTGTTTTTTTGGAAGCAAGAAACAAATGGCATTGCAAAAATGTGCAACAAACTTGCCACGTTGGCAAAGAAGCTAAAAATAAATGGGGGCATTCCGAGAATTGAACTCGGGACCTCTCGCACCCTAAGCGAGAATCATACCACTAGACCAAATGCCCTTTGGATGACAACAGAGATTAAACAACTCAAACATAGTGCTTGACTGGTGGGCATTCCGATGGGCCCGCGCACTCGCTCAGAGCCTCAGACCACCCGTGTGGACCGGGCCCGTCCGCAAATCTCAGCCCTTAAATGGGCGTTTCCGCAAAAACGCCATCTCCCGTAACAAATCGAAGAGTGGGTCTCTCTCTCGCGGCGGCGCAGGC
Above is a window of Triticum dicoccoides isolate Atlit2015 ecotype Zavitan chromosome 5B, WEW_v2.0, whole genome shotgun sequence DNA encoding:
- the LOC119307810 gene encoding eukaryotic translation initiation factor 5B-like, coding for MSSRSNSKRLPSDDNVASDGGLRRREFYLNGPSLDRASKRITEGVLSPPNLKNSHKSKGSHQLHSEASGSNSRKGESNHGIHVSAGNDDLSTTQKPRKVKLKIGGISRTIPAKPNPAIPDSRSSAAKPTRPGDSLHRQKHGNQTEGAKDSNRLPSSQDKKTRKLRKIEDTLTPEQPAKVQREASSDPVRKSRRIAKKSNLDSELDEEYGLSTPENHGASNDNEGHIREPKNKGGSNPKKNASKKDRSRSTVYEVDNDFVTPQSNRDGKKRSRDSTDADEDNAEEELASDNELEAENKKQKAVTQLSASVKSEPLTTRRRALQSWMDGNSNSTIEFPDGLPAASSRSKKEKLSDAEMLAKKAEAAQRRKMQVEKATKESEAEAIRKILGLDTEKKKEERKQKEREEKEKAARAQELARSSIRWVMGPTGTVVTFPEEVGLPSIFNSKPCSYPPPREKCAGPSCTNAYRYRDSKLKLPLCSLECYKAVRGSA